A genomic segment from Irregularibacter muris encodes:
- a CDS encoding fdrA domain protein: MSKINELFGQELKVINMGLESFGNDLKDQEIKTVIMNWKPPAGGNKKMMSLLSKLK, from the coding sequence ATGAGCAAAATCAATGAATTGTTCGGTCAAGAGCTCAAAGTCATCAACATGGGCCTAGAGTCCTTTGGAAATGACCTAAAAGATCAAGAAATCAAAACCGTCATCATGAACTGGAAGCCACCAGCAGGTGGAAACAAAAAGATGATGTCTTTACTTTCAAAATTAAAATAA
- the fdrA gene encoding acyl-CoA synthetase FdrA → MAVHVQVKKNTYYDSVTLMIITKEVKNVPGVKEVLVGMATDLNKELSGNLNLLTPEIEELTNNDFYITVDAESEEAFNHAVEKVDELLNKKAEDQAGDYKPPTFDSAYKTMSDANLAVISIPGEYAAAEARKALEKDMHVMLFSDNVPLDQELELKKYAHDKGLLVMGPDCGTAILNGIPLCFANVVKDGDIGMVGASGTGIQEVSAIIGKLGSGITQAIGTGGRDLKTEIGGIMMLDGIRALQNDPKTKVIVVISKPPAKEVMEKVLGALKESEKPAVVHFIGGDPEVARSHGAYAGLTLEDTAYKAVALSRGEEVKDVVDFTVDKAELEKKAQEEVGKYAKGQKYLRGLYSGGTLAYEALEIMLENGKDGYSNIPLKKEYKLQNSFQSKEHTVLDLGEDEFTVGKPHPMIDPSTRIDVILKEAKDPEVAVILLDFVIGYGANPDIVGEILPGILQGRELAQKEGRHITFVAFVCGTNEDPQNLKECEARLRENGVIVLPSNAQAIRFSEKLISSIK, encoded by the coding sequence ATGGCAGTACATGTGCAAGTAAAGAAAAACACATATTATGATTCTGTAACATTGATGATTATTACTAAAGAAGTAAAGAATGTACCTGGTGTAAAAGAAGTATTAGTAGGTATGGCAACAGATCTAAACAAAGAACTAAGTGGCAACTTAAACCTATTAACACCAGAGATTGAAGAATTAACAAACAATGATTTCTACATTACCGTAGACGCAGAAAGTGAAGAAGCCTTTAATCATGCCGTAGAAAAAGTAGATGAGTTATTAAATAAAAAAGCAGAGGATCAAGCAGGGGATTACAAACCACCAACTTTTGATTCTGCTTATAAAACCATGTCTGATGCAAATCTAGCGGTTATCTCCATTCCTGGAGAATATGCGGCAGCTGAGGCAAGAAAAGCCTTAGAAAAAGATATGCACGTTATGTTATTTAGTGATAACGTTCCATTGGACCAAGAATTAGAATTGAAAAAATACGCCCATGATAAAGGACTATTGGTGATGGGACCTGACTGTGGTACCGCAATCCTAAATGGTATCCCTCTATGTTTTGCAAACGTAGTAAAAGATGGAGACATTGGAATGGTGGGAGCCTCTGGAACAGGAATCCAAGAAGTATCCGCCATTATAGGGAAATTAGGAAGTGGAATTACCCAAGCCATTGGAACCGGTGGACGTGACTTGAAAACAGAAATTGGCGGAATCATGATGTTAGATGGCATCCGTGCCCTACAAAATGACCCTAAAACAAAAGTCATAGTGGTTATCTCCAAACCCCCAGCAAAAGAAGTTATGGAAAAAGTACTCGGTGCTTTAAAAGAATCCGAAAAACCAGCAGTAGTACACTTTATTGGTGGAGACCCAGAAGTAGCAAGAAGTCATGGAGCTTATGCAGGACTTACTTTAGAAGATACCGCTTACAAAGCTGTAGCCTTATCTAGAGGAGAAGAAGTAAAAGATGTAGTAGATTTCACAGTAGACAAAGCAGAACTAGAGAAAAAAGCCCAAGAGGAAGTAGGAAAATATGCTAAGGGACAAAAATACCTAAGAGGATTATACTCTGGGGGTACTCTAGCCTATGAAGCCTTAGAAATTATGCTGGAAAACGGAAAAGACGGATATTCCAATATTCCACTGAAAAAAGAATACAAACTACAAAACTCCTTCCAAAGTAAAGAACACACCGTACTTGACCTAGGAGAAGATGAGTTTACTGTAGGAAAACCTCATCCAATGATTGACCCATCAACAAGAATAGATGTTATCTTAAAAGAAGCCAAAGACCCAGAAGTAGCCGTAATCCTATTAGACTTTGTTATAGGATATGGAGCAAACCCAGACATTGTAGGAGAAATCTTACCAGGAATCCTTCAAGGAAGAGAATTAGCCCAAAAAGAAGGACGTCATATCACTTTTGTAGCCTTTGTATGTGGAACCAATGAAGATCCACAAAATCTAAAAGAGTGCGAAGCGAGACTTAGGGAAAATGGTGTCATTGTATTACCATCTAATGCACAAGCCATTCGTTTTAGCGAAAAATTAATTTCTAGCATTAAATAG
- the rlmH gene encoding 23S rRNA (pseudouridine(1915)-N(3))-methyltransferase RlmH, whose protein sequence is MKIKIISVGKLKEDYLREAVEYYKKLVRKQHVLEELEINDEKAPENYSQSQIEKVKEKEGQNIVDHIQDRDYIIALDIKGKTYTTHKFQERISFISKQGYGGIVFIIGGSNGLSPQVLNKANEKISFSPMTFPHQLMRIILLEQLARNRMKR, encoded by the coding sequence ATGAAAATAAAAATAATATCGGTGGGAAAATTAAAGGAAGATTATTTAAGAGAAGCTGTAGAGTATTATAAAAAGTTGGTTAGAAAACAACATGTATTAGAGGAGTTAGAGATTAATGATGAAAAGGCTCCGGAGAACTATAGCCAAAGCCAAATTGAAAAGGTAAAGGAAAAAGAGGGCCAAAACATAGTAGACCATATTCAAGATAGAGATTATATTATTGCTTTAGATATAAAGGGGAAAACATATACCACTCATAAATTTCAGGAAAGAATATCTTTTATCTCTAAACAAGGGTATGGGGGAATAGTTTTTATTATAGGGGGATCTAATGGATTATCACCTCAAGTACTCAATAAAGCCAATGAAAAAATATCCTTTTCCCCCATGACTTTTCCTCATCAACTCATGAGAATTATTCTTTTAGAACAATTAGCTAGAAATAGGATGAAAAGATGA
- a CDS encoding DUF1116 domain-containing protein, producing MVMQRIEEANKKTMEIILNGQPTLVGIGTALDTVPGMTEKTLLHAGPPLKWENASGPMRGAMMGALIYEGLASNEEEAVKLLESGEITLDPCHHHDAVGPMAGVMSPSMPVFIIKNENYGNYAYCTLNEGLGKVLRFGAYSQEVIDRLKWMEGTLGPVLKEALALHGPMDLKTLIAQMLQMGDEGHNRNKSGTGMFIRAIAPYVAETNFDKKDIVDVLKFMDSNDHFALNLTMPACKCTLDAAKGIPYSTIVTTQARNGTEFGIRVSGIEGGDRWFTAPAEFIDGLYFPGYSQDDANPDIGDSVITETTGIGGFAMATAPAIVQFVGGTPQDAVNYSTSMYEITAAENNVYTMPFLNFRGTATGIDIRKVVETGIRPVINTGIAHKDPGVGQVGAGIVHPPMKCYEDALEAFVGMLEEEGLV from the coding sequence ATGGTAATGCAAAGAATTGAAGAAGCCAACAAAAAAACCATGGAGATTATCTTAAATGGTCAACCTACTCTTGTAGGCATCGGAACTGCATTAGATACAGTGCCTGGAATGACTGAAAAGACATTATTACATGCAGGACCACCACTAAAATGGGAAAATGCCAGTGGACCAATGAGAGGGGCTATGATGGGTGCACTTATTTATGAAGGACTTGCATCCAATGAAGAAGAAGCCGTAAAATTATTAGAATCTGGTGAAATTACATTAGATCCATGTCATCATCATGATGCAGTAGGACCTATGGCTGGGGTTATGTCTCCATCTATGCCTGTATTTATCATAAAAAATGAAAACTATGGAAACTATGCCTACTGTACATTGAATGAAGGTTTAGGAAAAGTTTTAAGATTCGGTGCTTATTCACAAGAAGTTATTGATAGATTAAAGTGGATGGAAGGAACATTAGGACCTGTATTGAAGGAAGCTCTTGCACTTCATGGACCAATGGACTTAAAAACCTTAATTGCTCAAATGCTTCAAATGGGCGATGAAGGTCATAATAGAAATAAATCCGGTACAGGAATGTTTATTAGAGCCATAGCTCCTTATGTAGCTGAAACAAACTTTGATAAAAAAGATATTGTAGATGTACTAAAGTTTATGGACTCCAATGACCACTTTGCTCTTAACCTGACTATGCCAGCATGTAAATGTACACTAGACGCTGCTAAGGGTATTCCTTATAGCACTATTGTTACTACTCAAGCTAGAAATGGTACTGAATTTGGTATCAGAGTATCAGGTATTGAGGGTGGAGACCGATGGTTTACTGCACCAGCAGAATTTATCGATGGATTATATTTCCCAGGATATTCTCAAGACGATGCTAACCCAGATATTGGAGATAGTGTTATTACAGAAACTACAGGTATTGGTGGATTTGCCATGGCAACTGCACCAGCTATCGTTCAATTCGTTGGTGGTACTCCACAAGATGCTGTAAACTATTCAACTTCTATGTATGAAATTACAGCTGCAGAAAACAATGTATATACAATGCCTTTCTTAAACTTCAGAGGTACTGCAACAGGTATTGATATAAGAAAAGTAGTAGAAACAGGAATCAGACCTGTAATTAACACAGGTATTGCTCATAAAGATCCAGGTGTGGGTCAAGTAGGAGCAGGTATTGTACATCCTCCAATGAAGTGCTATGAAGATGCTTTAGAAGCCTTTGTAGGGATGTTAGAAGAAGAAGGATTAGTTTAA
- a CDS encoding peptidase MA family metallohydrolase, with translation MKRIGRINRRKKSILFLFLISALLLAYFNLNRLITHIEKVQSNVLIYRLEDYEIEQSDEFSFYYKENDRQYMQNIIKTSQDMIKSVNKNMKQDTPVKFNMVIYPDSMEMNKGLRLPSGEETLGAYYGGNIFLLSPRQLNLENNKIENIILHEYTHLLVEEKTKGNHPIWFTEGIALYQEYSITGYEWGKGYRFPMDTPLYLEQLERHFNEVDTFAAYRASFLRIQYLSERYGKDALLNIMDKMGENKSYDEAVQSILGKSKNQLENEFMLWYHG, from the coding sequence ATGAAAAGAATAGGAAGGATAAACAGGAGAAAAAAATCCATCTTGTTTTTATTTCTAATCAGTGCCCTATTACTGGCCTATTTTAACCTCAATAGGTTGATTACCCATATAGAGAAGGTACAAAGTAATGTCCTTATTTATAGATTAGAGGATTATGAAATAGAACAATCAGATGAATTTAGCTTCTATTATAAAGAGAATGATAGACAATATATGCAGAATATAATCAAAACATCCCAGGATATGATAAAAAGCGTAAATAAAAATATGAAACAAGATACTCCCGTAAAGTTTAATATGGTGATCTATCCAGATTCCATGGAAATGAATAAAGGATTAAGATTGCCTTCAGGAGAAGAAACTCTAGGTGCATATTATGGAGGCAATATATTTTTACTATCTCCTAGGCAATTAAATCTAGAAAATAACAAAATAGAAAACATCATTCTTCATGAATATACTCACCTTTTAGTAGAAGAAAAAACCAAAGGAAATCATCCTATATGGTTTACAGAAGGCATAGCTCTATACCAAGAGTACAGTATTACCGGCTATGAGTGGGGGAAAGGATATCGTTTCCCCATGGATACCCCTCTATATTTAGAACAGCTGGAAAGGCATTTTAATGAAGTAGATACTTTTGCAGCTTATAGAGCTTCATTTTTAAGAATACAGTATTTAAGCGAAAGATATGGAAAGGATGCTCTTTTAAATATTATGGATAAAATGGGAGAAAATAAAAGCTATGATGAAGCTGTACAAAGCATCTTGGGCAAAAGCAAAAATCAATTGGAAAATGAGTTTATGCTATGGTATCATGGTTAA
- a CDS encoding MBL fold metallo-hydrolase: MKICSIASGSSGNCIYVESGKTKVLIDAGLSGKRITQGLGQIGVDGEDLDGILITHDHSDHVKGVGILSRKYNIPIYSNVSTWEEIKQKMGKINPEHIQHFQSNKSFDIKDFHIKPFPTSHDACDSVGFCLYGNNKKISIATDLGYISKDILEELTGSDMVILEANHDEEMLKVGPYPWYLKKRILGEQGHLSNESAGNALVKLVEKGLKKVLLAHLSKENNFPELAYQTVYNILQENKININKDIALDIASREQISALYCL, from the coding sequence ATGAAAATCTGTAGTATTGCCAGTGGTAGCAGTGGCAATTGTATATATGTAGAATCAGGAAAAACTAAGGTATTAATTGATGCGGGTTTAAGTGGAAAAAGGATTACCCAGGGATTGGGACAAATAGGAGTGGATGGTGAAGATTTAGATGGGATATTGATTACCCATGATCATAGTGATCATGTTAAGGGAGTGGGCATCCTATCTCGAAAATATAATATTCCAATTTATTCAAATGTATCCACATGGGAAGAAATAAAGCAAAAAATGGGTAAAATAAACCCAGAACATATTCAACATTTTCAAAGCAATAAATCCTTTGATATTAAGGACTTTCACATAAAACCCTTTCCTACCTCTCATGATGCCTGTGACTCTGTAGGATTTTGTCTCTATGGAAATAATAAAAAAATAAGTATAGCAACGGATTTGGGGTATATTAGTAAAGATATTCTAGAGGAGCTTACGGGATCCGATATGGTGATTTTAGAAGCCAATCATGATGAAGAAATGTTAAAGGTAGGACCCTATCCGTGGTATTTAAAAAAACGAATCCTAGGGGAGCAAGGCCACCTCTCGAATGAAAGTGCAGGCAATGCTTTGGTAAAGCTAGTAGAAAAAGGACTAAAAAAGGTATTACTAGCCCATTTAAGTAAGGAAAACAACTTTCCTGAGCTAGCCTACCAGACCGTATATAATATTTTGCAGGAAAACAAAATAAATATAAATAAAGATATCGCATTAGATATTGCCAGTAGAGAGCAAATTAGTGCTCTTTATTGTCTATAA
- a CDS encoding cyclase family protein, with amino-acid sequence MNIESFWNENVKMYDLSQKLSHLTPPWPTYEPLQVKFFKRLSPNGANGMLVTHSNHVGTHLDGPLHFDTAGRDLASIELEKLVGPAAIADLSDMAEDFGIYTPQDIMDRVEVKKGDILIIKTGYCKYAWDEPEADEKRYMVRHPGPSLDFMDWAHEMELKWIGVDCGSADHPMNTKIRDWEPQEAAACDAYMQKKYGKTLNEVYPWPEQYQAMHLQMFPKKYGEIIHAECMGGDLVDLTSRRMVIGVFPWRWEGGESCIARIVGFDNK; translated from the coding sequence ATGAACATTGAAAGTTTTTGGAACGAAAATGTTAAGATGTATGATTTATCACAAAAATTAAGTCATTTAACTCCACCATGGCCTACTTATGAGCCATTACAGGTTAAATTCTTCAAGAGATTATCCCCAAATGGAGCTAATGGTATGTTAGTTACCCATTCAAACCATGTTGGTACTCACCTAGATGGCCCATTACATTTTGATACAGCAGGAAGAGATCTAGCTTCCATAGAACTAGAAAAATTAGTTGGACCAGCTGCTATTGCAGACTTATCTGATATGGCTGAAGATTTTGGTATCTATACTCCACAAGACATTATGGATAGAGTTGAAGTGAAAAAAGGAGATATCCTTATCATTAAAACTGGATACTGTAAATATGCATGGGATGAGCCAGAAGCTGATGAAAAAAGATATATGGTAAGACATCCTGGTCCATCTCTAGATTTCATGGACTGGGCTCATGAAATGGAACTTAAATGGATTGGTGTTGACTGTGGATCCGCTGACCACCCAATGAATACTAAAATCCGTGACTGGGAACCACAAGAAGCAGCAGCATGTGATGCTTATATGCAAAAGAAATATGGTAAAACATTAAATGAAGTGTATCCATGGCCAGAGCAATACCAAGCAATGCACCTTCAAATGTTCCCTAAAAAGTATGGAGAAATCATCCATGCTGAGTGTATGGGTGGAGATCTTGTAGATTTAACCAGCAGAAGAATGGTTATTGGAGTTTTCCCATGGAGATGGGAAGGCGGAGAATCCTGTATCGCTCGTATTGTTGGATTTGACAATAAGTAA
- a CDS encoding S1C family serine protease produces MEQYPDYRPPRKKNSTLKYLSIAMLGAIIGGIIVAFVSSFYLNHRITQLTKDGVLPNQVGQSGQQQIVYPEGENITVAQAVADKVMPAVVGIQAIKVTRDIFMGSKETGGIGTGVIVSPDGLILTNHHVITDNPKEITVQLKDGRELKAEEIWSNATLDLGVIKIDANNLPVAELGDSDQIKVGQMALAIGNPLGMRFERTVTSGIISALNRSIMTESNIVEDLIQTDASINPGNSGGPLLNDKGQVVGINTFKIQTGEGLGFAIPINVAKPIIDQVIKYGEFKPSILGIQGLDREIASYVEEEIEIDKGILIMDIERESGVYKAGLRQGDIITHIDGKEVNTMIQLRTALYEHLPGEEVSIKYLRNNSEKEAKITLQQGE; encoded by the coding sequence ATGGAACAATATCCTGATTATAGGCCACCAAGGAAGAAAAATTCCACATTAAAGTATCTATCTATAGCCATGCTAGGGGCAATTATTGGGGGGATCATTGTGGCCTTTGTATCCTCCTTCTATCTGAATCATAGGATCACCCAGCTTACCAAAGATGGGGTTTTACCGAATCAGGTAGGACAATCGGGACAACAACAGATTGTATATCCAGAGGGAGAAAATATCACTGTGGCCCAAGCAGTAGCAGATAAGGTCATGCCGGCTGTTGTGGGCATACAGGCCATAAAAGTTACAAGGGATATCTTTATGGGATCAAAAGAGACTGGAGGTATTGGAACGGGGGTTATTGTTAGCCCCGATGGGTTGATCTTAACCAACCATCATGTCATCACAGATAATCCCAAGGAAATTACTGTACAATTAAAGGATGGTAGAGAGTTAAAGGCTGAAGAAATATGGTCTAATGCCACCCTAGATTTGGGTGTCATTAAGATTGATGCCAATAATTTACCAGTAGCTGAGTTGGGAGATTCTGATCAAATTAAGGTAGGACAAATGGCATTGGCCATTGGAAACCCCCTAGGGATGAGATTTGAAAGGACGGTCACTTCGGGAATTATTAGTGCATTAAATAGAAGTATTATGACCGAGAGCAATATAGTCGAGGACCTCATTCAAACGGATGCCTCTATTAACCCAGGGAATAGTGGTGGTCCCCTATTAAATGACAAGGGGCAAGTCGTGGGGATTAATACCTTTAAGATACAGACAGGGGAAGGATTAGGATTTGCCATTCCCATCAATGTAGCCAAACCCATTATTGATCAAGTGATAAAATATGGTGAGTTTAAACCCTCTATTTTAGGAATACAAGGTCTAGATAGAGAAATCGCCAGCTATGTTGAAGAAGAGATTGAAATAGATAAGGGTATTTTGATCATGGATATAGAAAGGGAGAGTGGTGTTTATAAGGCAGGCCTTAGGCAAGGTGACATCATTACCCACATTGATGGAAAAGAAGTAAATACCATGATACAATTGCGAACAGCCCTGTATGAACATCTTCCTGGAGAAGAAGTAAGTATTAAATATCTTAGGAACAATAGCGAAAAAGAGGCTAAGATCACACTACAGCAAGGTGAATAG
- a CDS encoding CaiB/BaiF CoA transferase family protein, giving the protein MTKKPLEGIKVLDLTRVLAGPYCTMVLANLGAEIIKVERPGSGDDARAFGPFVNGESIYFVSINRGKKSIAVDLKSEEGKKLLLDLIKEVDVVTENYRPGTMEKLGLGYDVLKEVNPKIIYAAMSGFGHSGPYSQRAAYDMIVQGMGGIMSITGQPGGEPTRVGTSVGDITAGLFGAIGILSALYGRNLTGKGQKVDVAMLDGQLAILENAIARYTSTQEVPGPLGGRHPSITPFETFKTKDTWAILAAGNNALWAKFCKAVGREELIDDARFANNGDRTKNHDILKPILDEIFVQKTTAEWMELLNKVGVPASPINTVEDLFKDPQVEARHMLVEVEQPKVGKIKVAGNPIKLSTIPAEQEVPMDPAPSIGQHTEEILKSLLGMDEDGVKKLMDTKVIE; this is encoded by the coding sequence TTGACCAAAAAACCCTTAGAAGGTATAAAGGTTTTGGATTTAACCAGAGTATTAGCTGGCCCTTATTGTACAATGGTATTAGCCAATTTAGGTGCCGAGATTATAAAAGTTGAGCGTCCTGGTAGTGGAGATGATGCCAGAGCCTTTGGACCCTTTGTCAATGGTGAAAGTATATATTTCGTAAGTATTAACAGAGGAAAGAAAAGTATTGCAGTTGACCTAAAGTCTGAAGAAGGCAAAAAGCTTTTATTAGATTTAATTAAAGAAGTAGACGTAGTGACAGAAAACTACCGTCCAGGGACAATGGAAAAATTAGGATTAGGATATGATGTATTAAAAGAAGTTAATCCAAAGATCATCTATGCCGCTATGTCAGGTTTTGGACATTCTGGCCCCTATTCCCAAAGAGCAGCATATGATATGATTGTTCAGGGTATGGGAGGTATTATGAGTATCACTGGCCAACCAGGTGGCGAGCCTACCCGTGTAGGTACCTCTGTAGGAGATATCACAGCAGGATTATTTGGAGCTATCGGTATTCTGTCTGCCCTTTATGGAAGAAACCTTACAGGAAAGGGTCAAAAAGTAGATGTAGCTATGCTAGACGGTCAATTAGCCATCTTAGAAAATGCCATTGCCCGTTATACTTCTACCCAAGAAGTACCAGGTCCTCTAGGAGGAAGACATCCATCTATTACACCCTTTGAAACCTTTAAAACAAAAGATACCTGGGCTATTTTAGCTGCAGGAAACAATGCTCTATGGGCTAAGTTTTGTAAGGCTGTAGGCAGAGAAGAATTAATTGATGATGCTCGATTTGCAAATAATGGCGATAGAACCAAGAATCATGATATACTAAAACCAATACTCGATGAAATATTTGTCCAAAAGACTACAGCAGAGTGGATGGAACTTCTAAACAAGGTTGGAGTGCCAGCTAGCCCAATCAATACAGTAGAAGATTTATTTAAAGATCCACAGGTTGAGGCAAGACATATGTTAGTAGAGGTTGAGCAACCTAAGGTTGGAAAAATTAAGGTAGCAGGTAACCCAATTAAGTTATCTACTATACCAGCAGAACAAGAGGTTCCAATGGATCCTGCTCCATCTATTGGTCAACATACAGAGGAAATTTTAAAATCTCTGTTAGGAATGGATGAAGATGGGGTAAAAAAACTAATGGACACAAAAGTAATAGAATAA
- a CDS encoding UDP-N-acetylglucosamine 1-carboxyvinyltransferase: MEKLLIKSGNKLQGKIRISGAKNAAVAIIPAAILSGDICFIENLPKINDVRQLEQILLQLGAEVEHNHFSKMKINASTINNYEALGDSARSMRASYYFLGAMLGRFGKAAVSLPGGCNIGVRPIDQHIKGFEALGAKVTIEHGVVRAEAKELIGASIYLDVISVGATINIMLAAVKAKGVTTIENAAKEPHVVDVANFLNAMGADIKGAGTDVIKINGVEELHGCDHMVIPDQIEAGTYMIAAAATQGNVTIENVIPYHLESISAKLMEMGVVIKEYDDSVQVIGKERLKSVDLKTLPYPGFPTDLQQPMSVLLTIAEGTSVVTESIWENRFRHVGELKRMGANIKVEGRVAVIEGVEKLSGAEVQATDLRAGAAMVIAGLIGEGETLISNLIHIDRGYEGLEEKMLSLGGNIKRIQA; the protein is encoded by the coding sequence ATGGAAAAGTTACTCATAAAGAGTGGAAATAAACTACAGGGAAAAATAAGAATTAGTGGAGCAAAGAATGCCGCGGTAGCTATTATACCCGCTGCAATTTTATCAGGAGATATTTGTTTTATCGAAAACTTACCCAAGATCAATGATGTAAGACAGTTGGAACAAATCCTTTTACAATTGGGAGCAGAAGTAGAACATAATCATTTTTCTAAGATGAAGATCAATGCCAGTACCATAAACAATTATGAAGCTTTGGGAGATAGTGCCCGTAGTATGAGGGCATCTTATTATTTTTTAGGAGCGATGTTAGGTAGATTTGGAAAGGCAGCGGTATCTCTGCCAGGGGGATGTAATATTGGCGTACGTCCTATTGATCAGCATATTAAAGGTTTTGAGGCCCTAGGAGCTAAGGTGACTATTGAACATGGAGTAGTAAGGGCAGAAGCTAAGGAGCTAATCGGTGCATCGATTTATTTAGATGTTATAAGTGTGGGGGCTACCATCAATATTATGCTGGCAGCGGTAAAGGCCAAGGGAGTAACCACCATAGAAAATGCCGCCAAAGAACCCCATGTGGTTGATGTGGCTAACTTCTTAAATGCTATGGGAGCCGATATTAAAGGGGCAGGCACAGATGTAATAAAAATAAACGGTGTAGAGGAATTGCATGGGTGTGATCACATGGTTATCCCTGATCAAATAGAGGCAGGTACCTATATGATCGCAGCAGCAGCTACCCAGGGCAATGTCACTATTGAAAATGTGATTCCTTATCATTTAGAGTCCATTTCCGCTAAGCTTATGGAAATGGGTGTAGTGATAAAAGAATATGATGATAGTGTACAGGTCATTGGAAAAGAACGTCTAAAGTCAGTGGACCTAAAAACTTTACCCTATCCTGGTTTTCCTACAGATTTGCAACAGCCCATGAGTGTTTTATTAACCATAGCAGAGGGAACAAGTGTTGTTACCGAAAGCATATGGGAAAATCGTTTCCGTCATGTGGGAGAGCTAAAAAGAATGGGAGCCAATATTAAAGTAGAAGGTAGAGTTGCTGTTATAGAAGGAGTAGAAAAACTTTCAGGTGCAGAGGTACAAGCTACCGATTTAAGAGCAGGTGCAGCTATGGTCATTGCAGGCTTGATAGGAGAGGGCGAGACCCTAATTAGTAACCTGATTCATATCGATCGAGGATATGAAGGCTTAGAAGAGAAAATGCTAAGTCTAGGAGGCAATATAAAAAGAATACAAGCCTAA